CGCTGTCTCAGTTTCTCCTTGTAAAACAAGGCTCCAAGGCCCTACCGAGCTACCACGAGGGCATTTAATTTGTCCAATATCTAAAATTTTTCCCTTCGGAATCAAAACGAAATAGTCCTTCGGAATCAAGATGAACTGTGCAACCTAACGAGACGAGGAAAATCCATTGACAAAACAGAACAGGCTACCAGTAGCTATCCATGCCGATGCTCACCGTGCTGCTAACACTGACGACTTCTGATCAACAACTCCAGAAAACAAGTTCTAACATCCGTGCATGTCATCTCCCTCCAGATAGTCCATTGATTGTGCAAAGAAGCCGGAGGTTAGGTTGGCCGGCCGTTGTGAAGCAGTGAATTTAAGGCAGATGGAGATAACTGTTCCTTTCGACGTGCAAGCAGAGAAACCTGTTCTTATATGGCTGTACTTTTCAATTGCTCTGCCAGAGTGTTACAATCCATTTTCTATTAGTCCAACAGTTTAAAAATCCAAATAGGCTGGCACTCCTTGTACTGTAAAGTTTGAGCCCGATCTAGATCTAGTGTAGCTTACTTTATACTCCAAGTTATAAAAATCTGAGATAAGCTGGATAGTACTCTACGCTAAAGAACAGGTTTATAGCTCTGGCGCAACAATACTCACGAACATCCAAAACTCAACATATCAACAACGCATGATGTTCTAACACCAAATGTCATCTCCCTCCAGACAGTCCACTGATGGTGCCCATGGTCATCATGGtggccgacgccgacgacggaTGCGACGCCGAAAAGACATACGAGTCGAACCCTTCGCCCTGCATCAGGGACAGCATGCTGAAGCTCATCTGCATCGGCGTCAGCTCGGGCAACGGCATGTCGCCTTCGAGGTACTGCACGACCTGCCGCATGCTGGGCCTGGCCCCGGGCAACGGGTGCGAGCAGAGCAAGCCCAGCTTCAGCGCCAGGGTCACCTCCTCGGCGTCGTAGTCGCCCTTAAGCCTGGCATCGACCGTCTCGAGAAGAGACCCCTTCTGCCAGTGCTCGAGCACCCAGTCCACGAGCATGAGCCGGCCGTCGTCCATGGCCTGCTCCACGGGCCTCCGCCCACAGGCCACTTCCAGGATAAACGCCCCGAAGGCGAACACGTCTGTGAGCGGCGAAGCCTTGCCGGTCCGTGCCAGCTCCGGCGCCAGGTACCCCATGGTGCCGACAACGTGCGTCGTCTGCGGGTCGGCGCCATGGTCGTATAACCTGGCAAGGCCGAAGTCGCCCAGCCGGCCGTTCATCTCGGCGTCCACGAGCACGTTGCTGGCCTTGACGTCCCTGTGGATGATCACCTGCTCGAAGTCCTCGTGGATGTAGAGCAGCCCGGACGCCACGCCCTTGATGATCTTGAACCTCTGCGCCCAGTCCAGCCTCGTCGTCCCGGAGGAGCTGCTGCCGTAGAGGTACTTGTCGAGGCTGCCGTTGGACATGTAGTCGTAGACGAGGAGCAGCTCGTTCTTCCTGCGGCAGTAGCCCAGCAGCTGCACGAGGTTCCGGTGCCGGAGCCGGCCGATGGTGACCACCTCGGCCACGAACTCCTTGATCCCCTGCCTCGACTCGTGGGACACTTTCTTCACGGCCACCTCCATCTTGGACTTCGGGAGCACGCCCTTGTGCACGCGCCCGAACCCGCCGAACCCCAGCAGCGTCTTGCTCTTGAACCCTTCCGTGGCCCGGAACAGGTCCTTGTAAGTGAACCTGTGCGGCCCGAACTCGGACTCCCAGTCTTCCCGGACCTCGGCGTACTTTGATCGCCTGCGGACGAGCAGAACCACGACGGTGACCACGGCGAGCACGAACGCCGCGGTCCCGATCGGGAGCACGATCTCTAGCACCCTGGACCGTGCTTTGGAGATCTCTACGGGTAGTCTGGGAAGCTTGCCGATGTCGATGGGCGGGGCAGGCCCGTCCATGGCGAAGCTCCAGCCGAGCACGTAGTGGCGCGACCTGACGGTGCCCGTGGACGACGAGAACCCGGCGTACGCTGCTGGCTCCACGAGCACGTCCGAGAGGTTGTGCTTGGCTGACACCAGCGGCCTCGAAGGCTTGGGCGTCCCGGATTTGACGTTCAGGGGAGCCAGGAACACGTTGATCTGGGTCGACTCGCTCTCGTAGTCCACCCACACCTGCATAACCTTGCTGCTGATGAGGAGCAGCTCGTGGAAGGCCCCGGTGTTATCGTCGTCGTAGTAGCCGGCGGGGTGCACGGCGATGGACTTGAGGCTGTTGACGTCGATACCGACATGGTTGTCGTTGGGGTCGTTGAACTCCTTGCTCTGGATGGTGTCGAGCTCGACGCCGAAGACGTGGTTGGTGGCGTTGCCTTCGTTGGCGCTGTTGAGGAGGCCCATGTACTGGCTGGGCAGCGCGCCCGTGAAGTTGTTGCTGttggcgaggaagaagacgatgcCGTGGCCGCTGAGGTCGGAGTAAGGCGGGATGATGCCGAACACGAAGGACGCCGAGAAGGAGCGCACCCCGGCGCCCGGGGaccggcgcaggcgcagcgGGGTCCGGTGGATCGCGTGGCCCGAGAGCTGCGCCGTGCCGTTGGTCAGCTCCAGGATGCCGCTCGGCTCGATCACCGCCGTGCCGTCCAGGGACAGGGAGGCGTTCGCGCCGCCGAAGCCGGAGTAGACGAACTGCTCGCCGTCGGCGCCATGGACGACGTTGGCGACGCCGGagccgaggaagaggaggagagccgCGAGAAGGAAGAAGCGCGGGTTCTCCATGCGGGGTCGTGGGGATTGTGGTGTGCAGTGCAGTGTAGCCGCCCGGCGAGCTGCCAACGCGCCGTATATAATAATCTGCGGCTGGCAGATGGTACGGCTGCTATTCCGCGCGCGCTTGACTTGCTGCTGGGGTCTTCCTTGTTGTGCACACGGCTGAAGGCGAGCACGCATGCGTTTCGGCCGAGGCTGAGTTCTGAAGTGATTTAGAACGTGTCATTTTAATTACCACGCATCCCCTTGTCTGGTCCCAGGTCGGAAGTTTCTGATGAGTCCAAGGGTTTTGGTGCCGCGACGCACTGACGCGGACATGTGTGGAGAAACGGGCGGCGTAAACTGACGAGGAAGATCGAGACTGCTCTGTCCTCTGCAGTAGTTAAAAGGCCGGCGAGTTGGGATGTGATTGCTGTGGTAAAGTTGGGGAAAAGGCAGGTGAGGTCCATGTTTTGACCGAAGGATAATATAGATATTCTAAATCCTAGATCCTTCTTTATCCTAATAGACCTTTCCATGATGACACCAACATGGAGTACCCACTTGTCGTGCTTGGCTGGCGATTTTGGCATTTAACGGGGTATTCTAGATGCTGATTTCCAGTGGCTCGAAATTAATCGTCCGGAGAAGGAAGATTCCAGTGGCTCTTGTTCTTCCAGCCGAGTGCTACAGTCGTCGCCCGTCGGCGCTGGACCCGGGCCCGAGTTGACTGGCGACTCCGACCGGTCGACCGAGAcccggctgcggctgctggtGGCGTGGTGTGTATGCAGAGCTGGACTTTGGAGCTGCTGCGCCAGCGGCCGCTCCGTCCTCGTGCCAAGTCCGGGAGGCGCGCGGATACATGGGCCGTTTCCACCTACGGCCTGCCACGGATCAACGATTTTTCTGGCTGCCAAGAGCGTACAGTCCTGCCGCGAGCTAATAGGCCGTGAAGTCGTAGCCCACGCGCACGTAACTTTCGCGCGCTTCGATTACGGCCTATGTCGTGAAAAGGAGGCCCATTTGGTGTTAACAGTGGATGTTATCCAGGTGCCCGTGCCAAATAGCCTCCTTTTCACGAATGTCGGTGGTGGGGCGGTCGAGCTCGGGAGCAAGATGATACCGAGGACAAATCACGCGGGCCTGGCTGAGCCGAATCCGCATTTCCGTTCAGCCTGGCTGAGGCCTGAGGGGGGCCTTTTGCATGAACGGGACCAGGTCTAAATTACCATGCAGTTTGACGGTTTCACATATTGTCAGGGGAGCCGCCACGCACTGCCGTAGTCGCCGTCCAGGAGATTTTTGGttcccctcgccgccggccgccgctttGGCGTTGGGAGGTGGGGGAACCTCGGTTCCTTCTAAAATTATTCAGAAGTTTTTGCTTATATCGAATGTTTGGATCTGATTGGCAACGCCATGGCGGAAGGTGCGATGCCGTCACGAATAAAGGTAttctgattattattttttgtggtGGTGCCTCAACGGGCTTTGCTGCGGAGCCAGAGATTTTTAATCCCCATGGATTTAGTGTACCCGATCTTGTGGATCTTGGGTTTGTGTACTCACAGATCCGTTTACACGTA
This is a stretch of genomic DNA from Brachypodium distachyon strain Bd21 chromosome 1, Brachypodium_distachyon_v3.0, whole genome shotgun sequence. It encodes these proteins:
- the LOC100837212 gene encoding L-type lectin-domain containing receptor kinase IV.1, giving the protein MRARLQPCAQQGRPQQQVKRARNSSRTICQPQIIIYGALAARRAATLHCTPQSPRPRMENPRFFLLAALLLFLGSGVANVVHGADGEQFVYSGFGGANASLSLDGTAVIEPSGILELTNGTAQLSGHAIHRTPLRLRRSPGAGVRSFSASFVFGIIPPYSDLSGHGIVFFLANSNNFTGALPSQYMGLLNSANEGNATNHVFGVELDTIQSKEFNDPNDNHVGIDVNSLKSIAVHPAGYYDDDNTGAFHELLLISSKVMQVWVDYESESTQINVFLAPLNVKSGTPKPSRPLVSAKHNLSDVLVEPAAYAGFSSSTGTVRSRHYVLGWSFAMDGPAPPIDIGKLPRLPVEISKARSRVLEIVLPIGTAAFVLAVVTVVVLLVRRRSKYAEVREDWESEFGPHRFTYKDLFRATEGFKSKTLLGFGGFGRVHKGVLPKSKMEVAVKKVSHESRQGIKEFVAEVVTIGRLRHRNLVQLLGYCRRKNELLLVYDYMSNGSLDKYLYGSSSSGTTRLDWAQRFKIIKGVASGLLYIHEDFEQVIIHRDVKASNVLVDAEMNGRLGDFGLARLYDHGADPQTTHVVGTMGYLAPELARTGKASPLTDVFAFGAFILEVACGRRPVEQAMDDGRLMLVDWVLEHWQKGSLLETVDARLKGDYDAEEVTLALKLGLLCSHPLPGARPSMRQVVQYLEGDMPLPELTPMQMSFSMLSLMQGEGFDSYVFSASHPSSASATMMTMGTISGLSGGR